tgcaaatattttctcccattctgtagattatctgtttattctgttgatagtttctttagctATTCAGaaactcttaagtttaattagatgccatttgtcaatttttgcttttgttgcgtTTGCTGTTGGCGTCTTCATTGTGAAAtttttgcctgttcctatgtccggaatggtattgcctaggttgtcttgaagggtttttatagttttggattttacatttaagtctttaatcaatcttgaattgatttatatatatggtataagaaaggggttcagtttcagtcttctggatatggttagccagttatttCAGTACCATTTTATTAAACAGggagtcatttccccattgcttgtttttgtcagctttgttgaagatcagttggtcgcaagtgtgcagccttatttctgggctctctattctgcttcattggtctgtgtctgtttttgtaccagtaccatgctgtttgagccacctgtgacaaacccacacccaacatcatactgaatgggcaaaaattggaagcattccccttgaaaactggtggaagacaaggatgctctctctcaccacctaTTCAGCagagtattggaagtcctggccagagcaatcaggcaagagaaggagcTAAAGGGCaaccaaacaggaagagaggaagtcaaattattcctgtttgcagatgacacaattCTATAACTAGAAAACCCATAATCTTGTCCCAAAGCTCCCTCaattgataaacaacttcagcaaagttataggatacaaaatcattgtacaaaaatccctagcattcctatacaccaacaacagccaagccaagagccaaatcaggaatataatcccattcacaagtgccacaaaaagaatacaataccTTGGAACACAGCTAACCAGGGAGttgaaagagctctacaatggGAATTActaaacactgctcaaagaaattagagatgacaaacaaatggaaaaatttcccacgctcatggataggaagaatcaatatcattaaaatggccttCCTGCCTAAGGCAATGTGcagattcaatgctgttcctgtcaaactaccaataacattcttcgcagaactagaaaaaacaattttaaaattcatgtggaaccaaaacagttggaatagccaagacaatcctaggcaaaaagaatgaagctggaggtaTCAagttatctgacttcaaactatactataggaAGTGTCATTTTTCCCCCATTTGTATCTTTCCCATGCCCTCTAGGTTTTATATATGTGCCCCCAATGGCATGTAGCGGtcacataattatttcaatatcttctgtcttctttttcattcccaatattgtatcatttttattatctctATGAGTCTGGGGAGGGGCATGTGGTGTTATTTGTCTTATTCGTCTTCAAAAATTATCAGCTTTTGATTTACGTacgtttcattttgttttctttaagtggAAAAGTATAagccatattttaattttagggAAACACtctaatagacatttatttttgtccatttattttattacatccattctaacagatatttatacacatatatatccaaaTTATATATACCAAAGTGATGGAATATAAAATCCTATACAATTCACCTTGTCATGCACATCACTGCCTGTGACAGCTGATAGGGAGAACAGTACACATCGAGGGCATAGATCTTTTTGAACCGCTGCAGTAGCTCAGTACTGAGACTGAAGATTGCCTTATTCGGTGCAAGCTGCACGAAAATTAGTGAACAGAATTTGGTCAGAGATGAAGTAAAATAATCAAGCAAAGAGTGTAGGCCTACAATCGAAAGCAGTCTTCTCTTTGAGTTTATGTCAAAGCTGAAAGTATATCACACAGTAGTGAACCTTGAATTCCCCATATTCATTAACAGGCTTGAAGGTATGCAAAATTTacattatacttatttttatatatgtatttctttattataattaCAGGCAGGCTGAAAAAGGGGGCAGCTGCACGCAGCTGCAAAGGCTGCTGCTCAGCCTCTAGCTCACTGAGGACCCCGTGGGAGCCAGAGAGGTGGTGCATCACAGCCAGGGCAGTAGCGTGTGGACCCCACGAAGGCCTAGGTGAGGCTGATCCCATTCCCCCAGTTGTTTGGGGGAGCCATGGGCAGTGGCACAGGAGGAGGAGCTGGCATGGTAGATGGCAGTCCAGCCCACCGCCACTGCCACACAAAACCTAGGTTACGGATGTCATTTCTGATAACAGATTGAAATAGATTTCAtgatttgcatatatattttaaatgcttctttATACACATGCTCtcatacacagatatatacatatatatgtataaattttgcATTGGTCTTAAAGTTCCATGAGAAATTTTACCTATTGCACGGTGGGGCTAGCCATGTATTTGATGTGTGTAATCTTGGATATGCTCCTGCTGTGAATACcacaaatgtgatttaaaaaaataaataaaaaggagagagGTCCTCCTGCTGGGATTGGAGTCAAACCAAGATGTGCCCAGATAATCTTGCTACAAATGTGGATATTGCTGTCCACAGTGAGGCTTGGAGCAGACTTCTGTGAACTGCCCATAGTGTCATTAACATCTCACCAAGGCACATGCTAGGAGAAATTGTTCCAGTAAGTTCTACCAGTGAGAGACTTTTTGTAAAGACTCTACAGAGCtatgtgaaaaaattaaaagtactagTTCACATAACACAAATGGAACAATGTTCTGGATTAATCAGAACTAGATTTAAAAGGAGCTTCTGTGTCTCAAGGGCAAATGATTTTCTTTGTAGAAGGTGAGTGTACAAAATAGGCTCAAACATGACAAGAGAAGAGTGGTATGTTCTACCCTTGATATGATCCATAAGGGTAGTTCTGAGCTCATGGCAGGCTCTGATATGACCTAAGCTGTGTTCAGCTAGCAGCTCAGTTTTTACTGGTATCCTGTTCCCCAGAGAGAAATGCACAGAAGGAAAATTGATGGACTCTTCCTTTCAGAACACACCCAATGACACaagcccttttttttttacttttaagaaattGGAACATAGGATACTTGCTAGGAAAATTGATGGACTCTTCCTTTCAGAACACCACCAATGGCATGAGGCCTTTCTTTACTTTTAAGAAATTGGAGCATACAATACttgccatacacacacacacacacacacaaacacatatatatatatatctcactacatgtatataaacacacacacacatatacacacacacacacaaacacatatatatatctcactaCATGtgtatgaacacacacacacacacatatatatacacacacacacatatacgcacacacacatatgttggagtcctaacccccaatactTTACATGTGATTTTACTTGCAAACAGGGTCTTTACAAAGACAGTAAGGTTAAAATGAAGTTATTAGGGTGGGCCCTAGTCTAATCTGACTGCTATCtgtataaaaagggaaaattgggGAAGAACACATACAAAGGGAGAATATCATGTGAAGATTGGAGTTATGCTGCTACAGGCTAGGAGTCCTGAAACAAATCCATCCTTGATACCTTCAGAGGGATCAtggcctgctgacaccttgatcttcaACTTCTAGCCTTCTGAACTATGAGGCGATaaattccttttgtttatttaaggCACTCAGTTTGTGACATTTTGTTAGAGCAGTTCTAGCAAACAAACACAATGCTGGAATGGATATTTCAGCAGAAAAATCTAGAGATTTCCTTTAGGATGTGGTTGTTTGGAGGTATTTTGGAAATGTTACTCCTTTACATGTTAGATATGTGTGTCAGAAACCTACACCTATGTGTTTCCAGGAGACACAGGCAGATTATCAGTAAAAATAACAGATGACTTGTAGAAATTTGGATAGATGAAGTCAAGAATTTCTTCCGTATACTTTCCCTGGGTATTATGAAGGTAGGTTATGGAGCTGTATCATCAAGACTTGGGACTTGGACTAAGACACAAACTATAACACAAACACTTGCCCTGGTACCTAGAGAATATTGAATTTGACTCTCAGGTTCTGTATCACTATTTCTCTTAGAAAGGAAGATGAGATGTAAGTACAAATCAATGTCTAGATAACATAGCTACAAAGAGACTGAAAACATTGGGATTTTTAGCTATCATGGCATGGGGTGTAATCAAGTCTCCCCCTACACTGTCAAGAAATAAATTAGATTTGTTGAAAGATACAACATTACAGCTAGGTGGTttctataccactgtaggatgattatagttaacaataatatattacataatttcaAGCAGCTAAAAAAGGATATTGaacattcccaacacaaagaaattctaaatgtttgagatgatgtgCCAATTACCGTGATATAATCACTATACATGACATGTATTGAAACACCACTATGTatcccatgaatatgtacaattattgtcaatttgaaaataaaataaagtacattaTAACAGATGACTTTTGTTCAGTTGTTTCCAAACTTAATGGCTTGATCACAATGCTCACACCACCATACAAAAGGGAACAAACTTTGAAAGTAAGACCCAGTGAAATGAATCCTTTAGCATGCAAATAGTAACAGTGCCTGGATAAAGCCACAAAAGAAATTAGTGAGGTAAGGGACTGTAAAAGAAGCTAGTCTAGCTGTGGTTCCTTCCAGAAATATTCTGGGaccaaatttacaaaataaataaaaaaggattgaCTGGCTTACCTTAGCATACGTTTCTACCACATACTTACgtagcaaaaaaaaagaagggctttCCTGCTCTGCAAGacacaaaatttttcaaaaattaaaacaaacttagTTATTATCTAGCTGTGAGCCACCCTTCCTGTTTCAAGGCTTGAAAGTGCACACTAGTGACACTACACACTAGTGTAGTGCTTACAAAATCGAAAGGATTTTTAGTCAGGAATCATTGTGAAAAATGTTCAGACAATAGGACAATCAACAAAATTTGTTTCCTAGAGAGCTGCATTTTTAATGATTTGCTTACAAATCAGCACATGCTGTCAAAATGAAGAGATTTCTAGGACTTGTTTTCCTAATTAGAATGGGTAGCCAGTATGTTAAATGATGAAAAAGAACTGGAACCAGATTCAGTATcatgaaaaacaaattacaaattttaaaatgtattgaatttAAAGCAGGTTAAATCAGAATTATGAAAAGTACATTTTTCTTAGTGTATATAGCAGAGCATATAGTATCAAATCTccatttagattttatttctcaGAGGAAAAAATTAACAGATTCCTGTGACACTTATTTTCATTTGTCATAGTCAAGGATGCGTTTTTAGCTTTGGGGTACTGAAATTGAGTGAAAGAAAAAGGGCTCTTTGAACATAATTAATTTCTTTCTACattaaaataatctcattttgTTTGTGGACTGAATTGCCTTCTGAATAATGGAGAATTGAGAAAAATGTCTGGTCCCAACTGAATAAGTTGCTTTTGGGTCAATTGAATAGTAgatttttcacacacacatgcacgtactcatacatatacacatttcttACTACATTTTTAACTTCTTAATTGGATTCAACTGACTGTGCTTAATACTCAAAATTTATAACATCGTACCATGGATCTGCTTTCATAGCAataaattttcagttttgtttatgATTCCAGTCAACAAAAGGGCTATGAAGTGATTTATTCTTCAGGTAATTTCAGATGATATATTTGAAAGTTTTTGGGAGAAACTTTTCTAGTCCATACTAAAATGCTCTTCATTATTGAATGCATATTTAGATCAGGTTCTTAAATTATATTGATCTGCtgcctcctttaaaaaataaaacttgactgaaaatgttttaaaaatggccTCCCAAAGGATAACTACATCCTAATGTCTGAGGGTTACTTTATATAGAAAAGGGTGGGGAAATATGCAAATGCAATTAAATTGAGGATCGTGAGATGCAGAGATTATCCTAGACCATTCAGGTAGACCCTCCTAAGTGTAAacacatttgtttttctaagagaaGCCCATAGGGAGATTAGACACAGGCAGAGAAAAAGGCAATGTGAAGATGAAGTAGAAAGAGATTGGAAGATGCTGGCCTTCAAGATTAAAGTGATCTAACAATAGTCAAAGAATACTGGCAGCCACCTGAGGTTAAAAGAGGCAAAGAGCACCTTCTAGAGAGTCTCCAAGAAAGGCATGTCTCTTGCCTATGACTTGGTTTGGACCTAATTTCATAGTTTAGGaccccagaactgtaagagaataaatatctgttgttttaagcaactgaatttgtagtaatttgttacaataGTCACAAGAAACTAATAGGGTCCTTAGAATTTATTTAGTCCAGTGGTTTCCATACATTTTTAGCAGCAAGTTTGTTCcgtgctttttttctcttcccactCACTACAACGATTTCTGTGCCTATCTGGAAACTATCTTTCCTAATTTGCCAATAACCACTCTTATTTCTCAACTTTAATAAGCACTGGTTCTTATTAGGACcaacataattataataaattataagtaAGGAGAAAATAGGCCAGATTACATACATTTTACATATTCAGGGTCTGCAAGTCAGAAAATTTCATAACTGTTCAAGGGCACACATTAACTGCTATAAATGATTCAAATATAGATTTAGACAACTCAAATGACATTGTTCTTTGCCCCCAAACTACAAAATATCACAAATTACAATCCACCATGTAAGGGCTATACCTATACATCAtcatcatatatttataaattcttaTCCAGCCAACTTACATACATATCTCTTATCCTAAGACCTAGACGTAAATAAAATGGTGAAGTCATGTATGATAAAGCTCCATGAATTCCATCCTCAATATGGTCATGAACAACTTGGACTCCAACATTTCGAAGTCTTGTAACATACATAAGTCCATCGTCTCTTAAGACATCATGTTGACAAGTAAGAATATAGGTTAGTGGCAAATTCTGTAACTGAGAATCATTGGCCAACAAGGGTAATGCTCTGCTGTCTGTAAGTCCTGGCAATGAATAACTAAGTCCTCCAAGAATTGGTTCAGTATATACATAGTCTTTTCTATACTTCTCAGGAAGAAGTATACTCCAGTTAACAAACTTAAACAGATGTCTTGACTCCAGAGGCATGTGTTGGTTTCTTCTCATTGCCCGGGGAAGTGCTTCATCCTTGGTGAAATATAAGCTCACGAGTTTTATGGCTACATCCCTGGTCAAAACTATACCATGCTCATTTTCTCGGTGAGATGGCAAATAAGAATCTGTTATCTGTAGGCCAGGGTAAAGTAAGACTTGCAtcttgattttatgttttatttcggCATCATTCTGCACCTGAAAATATATGGTAATATTCCATAAtacaaaattttccaaaatacCAGGAGAATAAAATTTAATCTTAATTATCTAGCAATCATGAGATAAACAAATCTACATAAATTGATGtgatatattataattatttttacaatatttaaaatatatttccatcgcataaaaaaaattcaaaccaatttaaaattggaattttaaaaaatattgattttgtgtgtgaggaaaaaaggagaaagaataagagaagagagggaaagagacagagaatatACAAGACAAGAGAGATATGCAGGATTTTTTGGtcaaaaatcacaaatgaaaatgATCCAATTCTAAAGATATTTCTAGGGGAAATTGACAGTACAAATAAGTTTGTAAAAATCCTTCTTAAATAAAGTAATCAGAGTgagttgaagaaataaatatagctattaaatcatattatttcattatagaatcaaaaaaaatcttaaaaatttttaga
The sequence above is drawn from the Rhinopithecus roxellana isolate Shanxi Qingling chromosome 1, ASM756505v1, whole genome shotgun sequence genome and encodes:
- the AADACL2 gene encoding arylacetamide deacetylase-like 2, with the translated sequence MMLKALCLGLLCAIFVSHFYTPMPDNIEESWKIMALDAIAKTCTFTAMCFENMGIMRYEEFISMIFRLDYTQPVSDEYITVTDTTFVDIPVRLYLPRRKSETRRRAVIYFHGGGFCFGSSKQRAFDFLNRWTANTLDAVVVGVDYRLAPQHHFPAQFEDGLAAVKFFLLEKILTKYGVDPTRICISGDSSGGNLATAVTQQVQNDAEIKHKIKMQVLLYPGLQITDSYLPSHRENEHGIVLTRDVAIKLVSLYFTKDEALPRAMRRNQHMPLESRHLFKFVNWSILLPEKYRKDYVYTEPILGGLSYSLPGLTDSRALPLLANDSQLQNLPLTYILTCQHDVLRDDGLMYVTRLRNVGVQVVHDHIEDGIHGALSYMTSPFYLRLGLRIRDMYVSWLDKNL